The following proteins are encoded in a genomic region of Cryptomeria japonica chromosome 11, Sugi_1.0, whole genome shotgun sequence:
- the LOC131079901 gene encoding uncharacterized protein LOC131079901, translating into MLENKRLSASPGIGKRKLEGGESTKEKASSSKKSKSAFRTEAHEEKKDTEETGKDGSEMDTDDSEGEDSWKDEDVGVEDEEGENESDNDSPIHSASPGNDNSQPMVDVKDKGNEKKDVNSEREKNKEPKKDTTKDSLSEDKESRERSPLEDNETVKNVATKDDKKDGVCVAVEIRVSEDPIFDENFDENEKDLLLREEIRKIERLFGGAMIAETEKVIKKIWMEEDNS; encoded by the exons atgctagaaaacaagaggttatccgctTCTCCAGGGATAGGCAAGAGAAAGTTGGAGGGAGGAGAATCCAccaaggagaaggcatcctctagtaaaaaaagtaagagtgccttTAGGACGGAAGcccatgaagaaaagaaagatACAGAGGAAACTGGAAAAGATGGCAGTGAAATGGATACGGATGACTCTGAGGGGGAagacagctggaaagatgaggatgtgggtgtAGAGGATGAAGAAGGTGAGAATGAGTCTGACAATGACAGTCCAATCCACAGTGCTAGCCCTGGCAATGACAACAGTCAACCTATGGTGGATGTGAAAGACAAGGGTAATGAGAAAAAagatgtgaattctgagagggagaagaacaaggaacctaAGAAGGATACGACTAAGGAcagtttaagtgaggataaggaaagt AGGGAAAGAAGTCCTCTAGAGGATAATGAAACAGTAAAAAATGTGGCAACAAAGGACGATAAGAAAGATGGGGTATGTGTAGCAGTTGAGATAAGGGTCTCTGAAGATCccatatttgatgaaaattttgatgaaaatgaaaaAGATTTACTGTTGAGAGAGGAGATAAGAAAAATAGAAAGATTGTTTGGAGGGGCAATGATTGCTGAAACTGAGAAAGTGATAAAGAAGATTTGGATGGAAGAAGATAACTCATGA